A genome region from Ligilactobacillus cholophilus includes the following:
- a CDS encoding APC family permease, protein MRKENKNLNWYNISLIAFTSMWSISNIFNNYSQQGTQAIFSWVLIIFLYFIPYIWIVSKLGATFPNSSGGVSIWVEETINSKMGYLAAWTYWIVNISYLAQKPQNIIVAISWLFTMQANTLNHLASWKIAIISLVILIFFMWLSARGINTLKIIGSIAGGAMLIISMLLIVLSLATFFIFHAKPATSNLTNVSSFIPRFNTTYFTTLSMFVFAVGGSEKISPYINYLKNGKNEFPKSMLFLAILVGASAILGTYSLGILFNSHAIPKDLIMNGAYVAFQILGEKFHIGNSLMILYAFSNLLAQIAALIISIDAPLKILLSENNKKYIPHSLMKKNKHNISINGYILTGILTSILIIIPTIKIKNATNFYYWLLNLNSVVIPFKFLFIFLAFIFLIKHQKISFTKKFPQIMLGTWIFIITLIISILGMIPKNNIPYHSSQWWFQLSINISTPIIFAILGIILPIIKKLKNHQ, encoded by the coding sequence TTGAGAAAAGAAAACAAAAATTTAAATTGGTATAACATTTCACTAATTGCATTCACTTCAATGTGGAGCATCAGCAATATTTTTAATAACTATTCACAACAAGGAACACAAGCAATTTTTTCTTGGGTTCTCATTATCTTTTTATATTTTATTCCATATATCTGGATTGTAAGCAAATTAGGTGCAACATTTCCAAATAGTTCAGGCGGTGTAAGTATTTGGGTTGAAGAAACAATCAATTCAAAAATGGGATATTTAGCTGCTTGGACATATTGGATTGTTAACATCTCCTACCTAGCACAAAAACCACAAAATATTATCGTAGCAATTTCATGGCTATTTACAATGCAAGCTAACACCTTAAACCATCTTGCTTCATGGAAAATTGCAATTATTTCCCTGGTAATATTAATATTCTTCATGTGGCTTTCTGCACGAGGAATCAATACATTAAAAATCATTGGTAGTATTGCTGGAGGAGCAATGTTAATTATTTCAATGCTTTTGATAGTTCTTTCATTAGCAACTTTCTTTATTTTCCATGCAAAACCAGCAACTTCAAATTTAACTAATGTTAGTTCATTTATTCCTCGCTTTAACACAACTTACTTCACAACATTATCAATGTTTGTGTTTGCTGTTGGCGGGAGTGAAAAGATTTCACCATATATTAATTATTTAAAAAATGGGAAAAATGAGTTTCCTAAAAGCATGTTATTTTTAGCTATACTTGTTGGAGCATCTGCTATTTTAGGAACATATTCACTAGGAATATTATTCAACAGTCATGCTATCCCCAAAGATTTAATTATGAATGGTGCCTATGTTGCATTTCAGATATTAGGAGAAAAATTTCATATTGGCAACTCATTAATGATCCTTTATGCCTTTTCCAACCTACTAGCTCAAATTGCTGCTTTAATAATTTCAATTGATGCACCTTTAAAAATTTTATTATCCGAGAATAACAAAAAATATATTCCACATAGTTTAATGAAGAAAAACAAGCATAATATATCCATTAATGGTTACATTTTAACAGGAATTTTAACCAGCATTTTAATTATTATTCCAACCATAAAAATTAAAAATGCCACAAATTTTTATTACTGGCTATTAAATTTAAATTCTGTTGTCATTCCATTTAAGTTTCTCTTCATCTTTCTAGCTTTTATCTTTTTAATAAAACATCAAAAAATATCATTTACTAAAAAGTTCCCACAAATTATGCTAGGTACATGGATTTTTATAATTACACTTATCATAAGTATATTAGGAATGATTCCAAAAAATAATATTCCATATCATTCATCACAATGGTGGTTTCAATTGAGTATTAATATAAGTACACCAATTATCTTCGCAATTTTAGGAATCATTTTACCAATAATTAAAAAGTTAAAAAATCACCAATAA
- the bsh gene encoding choloylglycine hydrolase, with the protein MCTGIKFNDSNDQMFFGRNLDYGIDFGEKPIIAPAGYKMEYRNLPAQTLSKPIIGMGLNIGNYPLFFEGNTSDLCMAGLMFPNNAYYSPEKVEGKYNITSFEFIVWVLENFKTVKEAKEVIKDKVNIVNTAFSEQLQPSPTHWLISDKNDTIVVEQTKDGMNVYDDEVCTLTNNPQFPWHLQNLDNYVGLTPNDRTSSEWNRRKVVPQGVGTGSFGLPGDSTPQSRFVKAAYLNAVYPTTDTEIEGVSRMFNILKAVAMPLGSVVNGENQKEYTMYTACYSQKTQTYYYNRFNDVNIHKAKLDENNSKGTEIITVD; encoded by the coding sequence ATGTGTACAGGTATTAAGTTTAATGATTCTAATGATCAAATGTTTTTTGGTCGTAATTTGGATTATGGTATAGATTTTGGGGAGAAACCAATCATTGCTCCTGCAGGATATAAAATGGAATATCGTAATTTGCCAGCTCAAACTTTATCTAAACCAATCATTGGAATGGGTTTAAATATTGGTAATTATCCGCTATTCTTTGAGGGGAATACTTCTGATTTGTGTATGGCTGGTTTGATGTTTCCTAATAATGCTTATTACTCACCAGAAAAAGTAGAAGGTAAATATAATATTACTTCATTTGAATTTATTGTTTGGGTCTTGGAGAACTTTAAGACCGTTAAAGAAGCAAAGGAAGTAATTAAAGACAAGGTTAATATTGTAAATACGGCTTTTAGTGAACAGTTGCAACCATCTCCAACACATTGGTTGATTTCAGACAAAAATGACACAATTGTAGTGGAACAAACTAAAGATGGAATGAATGTATATGATGATGAAGTATGTACTTTGACTAACAATCCACAATTCCCTTGGCACTTACAAAATTTGGATAATTATGTTGGCCTAACCCCTAATGATCGGACTTCATCAGAATGGAATAGAAGAAAGGTTGTTCCACAAGGTGTGGGGACAGGCTCATTTGGATTGCCAGGAGATAGTACACCTCAATCAAGATTTGTTAAGGCAGCATACCTAAATGCAGTTTATCCAACAACTGATACTGAAATTGAAGGTGTTTCGCGGATGTTTAATATCTTAAAAGCTGTTGCAATGCCTTTAGGAAGTGTTGTTAATGGAGAAAACCAAAAAGAGTATACAATGTATACAGCATGTTATTCACAAAAAACACAGACATACTATTACAATAGATTTAATGATGTAAATATTCACAAGGCTAAATTGGATGAAAATAATTCAAAAGGGACAGAAATTATAAC
- a CDS encoding YfhO family protein, producing MFESEKINHKNLIAIILGTCFAFSSFFANYQQCTMWVNAIILLPIVLLGLDRILYGNGKTLLYWISLGCLLLINWYIGIIVTIFLFISTLTWVIKQILSKRINETIKKGTKVLIYSIFSVGIGTIAMLPSYLAQESVNQEKFQISFEQIYHIHSFFSALLNGNVDPQAPLIFCGVGVVLFTILYFFSNQYSLKSRLISLVYILFLILTTNVKFFYMMWHAFSMPNGFVHRESFLITFVFICFAYQGAAILSNKNKSIFIVLASILIAAVMMFSNYHYHNFDISTLIFELIVLVTITLLCLFISKKNLIIYILLSCVCVIDIFAYNYKIEKNEFSQVPMDAYQYSVSSFDKAIKKVKDKDSTFYRMGSSAEITPNDPLLFNYNGVQAYISQQPTSLTDYISALGYYQKHSWIRWNTFNNGSTFAINSLLGIKYYFEANKNLLNNTQKINSMPTSNTKLDVPNIKKIGKTSNIKIFENQSAFPLVFNINRKATDINYVYNPESNPFEYYNQLLNSISKTKREYYKNLTINTPEIKENDYVYNTIVSKTGNVYLYLGHLQAQELVDLTIIVNGKNLGTYGGNNAWGENGVLYLGRYNKNDQIKIEIKNAKMINQPNQLFVSVEDVNAVKQLQQEAVKKNIKNIHVNGNKINFNTNKGFDGGILALSIPYEKGWKAKVDGKQIKLQKALGDLTAINLKKGKHHVELTYVTPGLKLGMIISGISLIILIALELVKKVKRR from the coding sequence ATATTTGAATCAGAAAAAATAAACCATAAAAATTTAATAGCTATAATTTTAGGTACATGTTTTGCTTTTAGTTCTTTCTTTGCAAATTACCAACAATGTACAATGTGGGTCAATGCAATCATTTTATTACCAATAGTTTTATTAGGGTTAGATAGAATTCTGTATGGTAATGGAAAAACTTTATTGTATTGGATTTCTTTAGGATGTTTATTATTAATAAATTGGTATATTGGAATTATAGTTACTATATTTTTATTTATTTCCACATTAACATGGGTAATCAAGCAAATTTTAAGTAAAAGAATAAATGAAACAATAAAAAAAGGAACAAAAGTACTAATTTATTCGATTTTTTCAGTAGGTATAGGTACAATTGCAATGTTGCCTAGTTATCTAGCTCAAGAAAGTGTAAATCAAGAGAAATTTCAAATATCATTTGAACAAATTTATCATATCCATTCCTTCTTTTCAGCGTTATTAAATGGAAATGTAGATCCTCAAGCTCCACTGATTTTTTGTGGGGTTGGAGTAGTTTTATTTACAATTCTTTACTTTTTTAGTAACCAATATAGTTTAAAGTCAAGATTAATTTCATTAGTCTATATTTTATTTTTAATATTAACGACTAATGTAAAATTTTTCTATATGATGTGGCATGCATTTTCAATGCCTAATGGTTTTGTTCATCGTGAATCGTTTTTAATAACATTTGTATTTATTTGTTTTGCATATCAAGGAGCAGCAATTTTATCAAATAAAAATAAATCAATATTTATTGTTTTAGCAAGCATATTAATTGCTGCAGTAATGATGTTTAGTAATTATCATTATCATAATTTTGATATTTCAACTTTAATATTTGAATTGATAGTTCTTGTTACAATAACCTTATTATGCTTATTCATATCTAAAAAGAATTTAATAATTTATATTTTATTAAGTTGTGTATGTGTAATTGATATTTTTGCTTATAATTATAAAATTGAAAAAAATGAATTTTCGCAAGTACCAATGGATGCATATCAATATTCGGTAAGTTCATTTGATAAAGCAATAAAAAAGGTAAAAGATAAAGATTCAACTTTTTATCGAATGGGATCAAGTGCAGAAATAACTCCTAATGATCCATTATTATTTAATTATAATGGTGTACAAGCGTATATTTCACAACAACCAACATCGTTAACTGATTATATTTCAGCATTAGGATATTATCAAAAGCATTCATGGATTCGTTGGAATACATTTAATAATGGTTCAACTTTTGCTATTAATAGCTTATTGGGAATCAAATATTATTTTGAAGCTAATAAAAATTTACTTAATAATACTCAGAAAATTAATTCAATGCCAACATCCAATACAAAATTAGATGTTCCAAATATTAAAAAAATTGGAAAGACAAGCAATATAAAGATTTTTGAAAATCAAAGTGCTTTTCCTTTAGTTTTCAATATTAATCGTAAAGCGACGGATATAAATTATGTATATAATCCAGAAAGTAATCCGTTTGAGTATTATAATCAACTATTAAATAGCATATCAAAGACTAAGCGAGAATATTATAAGAATTTAACGATAAATACTCCTGAAATTAAAGAAAATGATTATGTATATAATACAATTGTGTCAAAAACTGGAAATGTATATTTGTATTTAGGACATTTACAAGCTCAAGAATTAGTAGATTTAACGATTATAGTTAATGGGAAAAATTTAGGGACTTATGGTGGTAATAATGCTTGGGGAGAAAATGGGGTCCTATATTTAGGAAGATATAATAAAAATGATCAAATTAAGATTGAAATAAAAAATGCAAAAATGATAAATCAGCCTAATCAATTATTTGTTAGTGTTGAGGATGTAAATGCTGTTAAACAACTTCAGCAAGAAGCTGTTAAGAAAAATATTAAAAATATTCATGTGAATGGAAATAAAATTAATTTTAATACAAACAAAGGATTTGATGGGGGAATATTAGCATTATCAATTCCATATGAAAAAGGATGGAAAGCTAAAGTAGATGGTAAGCAAATTAAACTCCAGAAAGCACTTGGAGATTTGACTGCTATTAACTTAAAAAAAGGAAAACATCATGTTGAATTAACATATGTAACTCCAGGGCTAAAATTAGGAATGATAATTAGTGGAATTTCATTAATTATTTTAATAGCTCTTGAATTAGTAAAAAAAGTAAAACGTCGTTAA
- a CDS encoding APC family permease, whose product MKLWNKIFYRQNPQKYELKDDHLERSLRVRDLLALGLGIIVSTSIFTLPGEVAAMHTGPAVIISFIIAAVVAGMVALVYAEMAGAMPFAGSAYTWINVIFGELPGWVVGWALLAEYFIGLSFVISGISSNLKPILASIGIKFPAFLANPLGKDGGIVDILAIALLLLVMFLVSRNLSKITLVENLFVVLKIFAILLFVVVGATSIHMANFHPFIPEYHVTANGAFGGWQGIYAGVSMIFVSYIGFDAIAANSAEAIEPQKTMPLGIVGSLGIASVFFILVSLVLIGVLPYQHYAASAEPIGIALRAINHPIVATIVQLIAVLGMITAAIGLMLSGSRLIYSFSRDGMLPKVFSKLDKNKQPKNAVILISVVSMVISSVLPFSFLSQLISAGTIIAFMFVSVGLFFLRKREGKDIQQPAFKVPAYPLLPILAFVASLLVFIGLDKAAKLYTLVWFILGIAIYFVYGIRNANRD is encoded by the coding sequence ATGAAACTTTGGAATAAAATTTTTTATAGGCAAAATCCTCAAAAATATGAATTGAAAGATGATCACTTAGAGCGGTCTCTTAGAGTAAGAGATTTATTAGCATTAGGTTTAGGGATTATTGTTTCAACTTCAATTTTCACTTTGCCTGGTGAAGTAGCAGCGATGCATACGGGGCCGGCAGTTATTATTTCATTTATAATTGCAGCTGTTGTTGCTGGAATGGTAGCTTTAGTATATGCCGAAATGGCTGGTGCGATGCCATTTGCTGGTTCAGCATACACTTGGATTAATGTTATTTTCGGTGAATTACCTGGCTGGGTTGTTGGCTGGGCATTATTGGCTGAATATTTTATTGGATTATCCTTTGTAATTTCTGGTATTTCTTCTAACTTAAAACCAATTTTGGCATCTATTGGAATTAAATTCCCTGCATTTTTGGCGAATCCATTAGGTAAAGATGGGGGAATTGTTGATATTTTAGCAATTGCACTATTGTTGTTAGTTATGTTTCTTGTTTCAAGAAACCTTTCAAAAATTACATTAGTTGAAAATCTTTTTGTAGTTTTGAAAATTTTTGCAATTTTGTTATTTGTAGTAGTGGGTGCTACTTCAATTCATATGGCTAATTTCCATCCGTTTATTCCAGAATATCATGTGACAGCAAATGGGGCTTTTGGTGGTTGGCAAGGTATTTATGCCGGAGTATCTATGATTTTTGTATCATATATTGGATTTGATGCAATTGCCGCAAATTCAGCTGAAGCTATTGAACCACAAAAAACAATGCCTCTTGGAATTGTTGGATCTTTAGGAATTGCATCTGTATTCTTTATTTTAGTAAGTTTAGTATTAATTGGTGTATTACCATATCAACATTATGCAGCTAGTGCCGAACCAATTGGAATCGCTTTGAGAGCAATTAATCATCCAATAGTAGCAACGATTGTTCAATTAATTGCGGTCTTGGGAATGATTACCGCAGCTATTGGTTTAATGTTATCTGGCTCAAGATTAATTTATTCATTTAGTCGAGATGGAATGTTACCAAAAGTATTCAGCAAACTTGATAAAAACAAACAACCTAAGAATGCAGTAATTTTAATTTCTGTTGTTTCTATGGTAATTAGTTCAGTATTACCATTTAGTTTCTTATCACAATTAATTTCTGCAGGAACAATTATTGCATTCATGTTCGTTTCGGTAGGGTTATTCTTCTTAAGAAAACGAGAAGGAAAAGATATTCAACAACCTGCTTTCAAGGTTCCAGCATATCCATTATTACCAATTCTTGCATTTGTAGCTAGTTTACTTGTGTTTATTGGATTGGATAAGGCTGCTAAGCTTTATACGTTAGTTTGGTTTATTTTAGGAATAGCAATTTATTTTGTATATGGTATTAGAAATGCCAATCGGGATTAA
- a CDS encoding phosphatase PAP2 family protein — translation MSVKTQKRLFIVAIVSAVSILTFAYFEDLKVSQHVINYHSWFGTFFQTFGEFPVYLVLAFVGQIAMNYALRFTSNYLFSSTLFLGGITLTAWQIKRYTNEFLGYIASIQHNIDKHQAIGIANSDGAKISFSSSVNWITWAIFLIIFIIICQLWLKSKTDLQIKRLMIIAVFAALTVWCALKVNETLKELWGRVRPYELSKTNHFTNWLTINGPNGHKSFPSGHTMAATLAIVFTWFIENKKKRQFWFGISVIYGILVAVSRVIIGAHFLSDVTFSFFITIFIIYILRELLIKNLE, via the coding sequence ATGTCAGTAAAAACACAAAAACGCCTTTTTATAGTGGCAATAGTTTCAGCAGTTTCAATTCTTACTTTTGCATATTTTGAAGATTTAAAGGTAAGTCAGCATGTAATAAACTATCATAGTTGGTTTGGAACATTTTTCCAAACATTTGGAGAGTTTCCTGTCTATTTAGTACTTGCTTTTGTGGGACAAATCGCAATGAATTATGCGTTACGATTCACATCTAATTATTTATTTTCAAGTACTTTATTTTTAGGTGGGATAACTTTAACTGCATGGCAAATAAAAAGGTATACTAATGAATTTTTAGGATATATAGCATCAATCCAACATAACATAGATAAACATCAAGCAATAGGTATTGCTAATAGCGATGGAGCAAAAATAAGTTTTTCATCTTCTGTAAATTGGATTACGTGGGCAATTTTTTTGATTATTTTTATAATAATTTGTCAATTATGGTTAAAAAGCAAAACAGATTTACAGATTAAAAGATTGATGATAATTGCAGTTTTTGCAGCATTAACCGTATGGTGTGCGTTAAAAGTAAATGAGACACTAAAAGAACTTTGGGGAAGAGTACGGCCATATGAATTATCAAAAACAAATCATTTTACTAATTGGCTAACAATTAATGGTCCTAATGGACATAAATCATTTCCATCAGGTCATACAATGGCAGCAACATTAGCAATTGTTTTTACTTGGTTTATTGAAAATAAAAAGAAACGTCAATTTTGGTTTGGAATAAGTGTTATTTATGGAATTTTAGTTGCGGTGAGTCGAGTGATAATTGGTGCTCACTTTCTATCAGATGTAACTTTTTCTTTCTTTATAACTATATTTATCATTTACATTTTGCGTGAATTATTGATTAAAAATTTAGAATAA
- a CDS encoding Nramp family divalent metal transporter yields the protein MSKNTLNLVEYANGKSLEEINGTVHVPPKDAGFWKTLLAYSGPGALVAVGYMDPGNWATSITGGQNFQYLLMSVILMSSLIAMLLQYMAAKLGIVTQMDLAQAIRARTGKTLGIILWILTEMAIMATDIAEVIGAAIALNLLFHIPLILAVFITVFDVLLLLLLAKIGFRKIEAIVVCLICVILFVFIYEVLLSDPDWGAAIRGLMPSADVLASHPSINGETPLTGALGIIGATVMPHNLYLHSSISQTRELDHRNHDDIKRTVKFATWDSNIQLTGAFFVNALLLIMGVAVFKSGAVKDTSFFGLFEALNEPTLLHNHILASVAQTGILSILFAVALLASGQNSTITGTLTGQVIMEGFIHLRMPLWARRLVTRLLSVIPVILCVLTTSGESVTRQHIAINNLMINSQVFLSLALPFSMVPLLMLTDSKNEMGEFKNSLWVKILGWISVIALIYLNLTGLPDQMTAFFSSNPTPEQVVIGKNVAYVISVMIIMLLVWVIIDMYKNNQKIGKEQGE from the coding sequence ATGTCAAAAAACACTTTAAATCTCGTTGAGTATGCTAATGGTAAATCATTAGAAGAAATCAACGGGACTGTACATGTTCCTCCAAAAGACGCAGGCTTTTGGAAAACATTATTAGCATATTCAGGTCCAGGAGCACTTGTTGCTGTTGGATACATGGATCCAGGTAATTGGGCAACATCAATTACTGGAGGTCAAAACTTCCAGTACTTGCTGATGTCAGTTATCTTAATGTCTAGTTTGATTGCAATGTTACTACAATACATGGCTGCTAAATTAGGGATTGTAACACAAATGGACTTAGCACAAGCAATTCGTGCTAGAACAGGAAAAACATTAGGTATCATTTTATGGATACTTACGGAAATGGCGATTATGGCGACAGATATTGCCGAAGTAATTGGGGCTGCAATTGCGTTGAACTTATTATTCCATATTCCATTAATTCTTGCAGTTTTCATTACTGTATTTGATGTTTTGCTATTATTATTACTTGCCAAGATTGGATTCCGTAAGATTGAAGCAATTGTTGTATGTTTAATCTGTGTAATCTTATTTGTATTTATTTACGAAGTCTTGTTATCAGATCCCGATTGGGGTGCTGCAATTAGAGGTTTAATGCCTAGTGCAGATGTGTTAGCAAGTCATCCATCAATTAATGGTGAAACTCCATTAACAGGTGCATTAGGAATTATCGGGGCAACAGTTATGCCACATAACTTGTACTTGCACTCATCAATTTCACAAACACGTGAACTTGATCATCGTAATCATGACGATATTAAAAGAACAGTTAAGTTTGCAACATGGGATTCAAACATTCAATTAACAGGTGCTTTCTTTGTTAATGCATTACTTTTGATTATGGGTGTTGCAGTTTTCAAGTCAGGTGCTGTTAAAGACACTTCATTCTTTGGTTTGTTTGAAGCTTTAAATGAACCAACATTATTACATAACCATATTTTAGCTAGTGTTGCTCAAACAGGTATTTTATCAATCTTGTTTGCTGTTGCTTTACTTGCATCAGGTCAAAATTCAACAATTACAGGAACATTGACTGGTCAAGTTATTATGGAAGGTTTCATTCATTTACGAATGCCATTATGGGCTCGTAGATTAGTTACTCGTTTGTTATCAGTTATTCCAGTTATTTTATGTGTCTTAACAACTAGTGGGGAATCAGTTACAAGACAACATATTGCCATTAATAACTTAATGATTAACTCTCAGGTATTTTTATCACTCGCATTGCCATTCTCAATGGTTCCACTATTGATGCTTACAGATAGTAAGAATGAAATGGGTGAATTCAAAAATAGTTTATGGGTTAAGATTTTAGGTTGGATCTCAGTTATTGCATTGATTTACTTGAACTTAACTGGTTTACCTGATCAAATGACAGCTTTCTTCAGTTCTAATCCAACACCTGAACAAGTTGTAATTGGGAAGAATGTTGCATATGTAATTAGTGTAATGATTATTATGTTATTAGTTTGGGTAATTATAGATATGTATAAGAACAACCAAAAGATAGGTAAAGAACAAGGAGAATAG
- a CDS encoding type 1 glutamine amidotransferase, whose translation MRINILQHTPNEKPGSILNWAHNHNHQTFIYHPYQFGKLPEAKNTDLLIILGGPMSPNDNLPWIKKEIELVQQLIQLDIPILGICYGAQLISKIYGGKITSAPVKEVGWGPIYRKSSIIPGIPSKLNVLHWHGDTFEIPHEGKLLFSSDQVKNQGFIIGHHIVGLQFHFEPLADNVREIVINDSDYIHGSVFNQDANDILQTPIPNENKKIMFKILDYITEH comes from the coding sequence ATGAGGATCAACATTTTACAACATACCCCAAACGAAAAACCGGGTTCTATCCTTAACTGGGCACATAATCATAACCATCAAACATTCATTTATCATCCATATCAATTTGGAAAACTTCCAGAAGCTAAAAATACGGATTTATTAATCATTTTAGGTGGCCCAATGAGCCCTAATGATAACCTTCCTTGGATAAAAAAGGAAATTGAATTAGTTCAACAATTGATTCAATTAGATATTCCTATTTTAGGTATCTGTTATGGGGCACAGTTAATTTCTAAAATTTATGGTGGAAAAATTACATCTGCTCCTGTCAAAGAAGTAGGCTGGGGACCAATTTATCGGAAAAGTTCAATTATCCCAGGAATCCCTTCAAAATTAAACGTTCTTCACTGGCATGGTGATACTTTTGAAATTCCACATGAAGGAAAACTTCTATTTTCCAGTGATCAGGTTAAAAATCAAGGCTTTATTATTGGTCATCATATTGTTGGACTTCAATTTCACTTTGAACCACTTGCAGATAATGTTAGAGAAATTGTGATAAATGACTCCGATTACATTCATGGTTCTGTTTTTAATCAAGATGCAAATGATATCTTACAAACGCCAATACCAAATGAAAATAAAAAAATTATGTTTAAAATTTTGGATTATATTACTGAGCATTAA
- a CDS encoding amino acid permease: MDEKLSRNLKSRHIMMIAIGGAIGTGLFLGSGDSIKSTGPAVILTYTIAGIFIFFMMRALGEVLMSDLNKHSFIEFIEEYLGKKVSFVIGWTYWLCFIAQAMTDLTASGIYIKYWFPNFPQWIPPLIILIILIVINMINVGAFGELESELSLIKILAIIALIFISLFLLLGHKTVAGTQVSFNNLFDYGGFFPKKMEGFIRSFQMVILAYTGIEMVGLTAGETKNPKKDIPKAINSLPLRIGLFYIGSMIALMVVCPWNQISTKSSPFVQVFEAIGIPNAASILNIVVIIATISATNSALFSMSRSLYSLAKLKNAPRCFTKLSSKAIPNNALHASSLILFVIVILNYLMPGKIFTIITSIASINFIFVWIAIIVCHLKYKKTHKENNVLSVPGYPITDIISILFFAGMIIIFLAISSTRYATILSLGWLMLLYVFVTLRERKLRNETLE; this comes from the coding sequence ATGGATGAGAAACTTTCAAGAAATTTAAAGAGTCGACATATCATGATGATTGCGATTGGTGGCGCAATCGGAACCGGATTGTTTTTAGGATCTGGAGACTCGATTAAAAGTACTGGACCTGCGGTTATTTTAACCTATACAATTGCTGGTATTTTTATTTTCTTCATGATGAGAGCATTAGGAGAAGTCTTAATGTCTGATCTTAATAAGCACTCTTTTATTGAATTTATTGAAGAATATTTAGGTAAGAAAGTTTCCTTTGTAATTGGATGGACGTATTGGCTGTGTTTTATTGCACAAGCAATGACTGATTTGACGGCTTCTGGAATTTATATAAAATACTGGTTTCCGAATTTTCCACAGTGGATACCGCCTTTGATTATATTGATTATATTAATTGTTATTAACATGATTAATGTTGGGGCATTTGGGGAACTAGAAAGTGAATTATCATTAATTAAGATTCTTGCAATTATTGCGTTGATATTTATTAGTTTATTTTTATTATTAGGTCATAAAACAGTTGCTGGAACACAAGTTTCTTTTAATAATTTATTTGATTATGGTGGCTTTTTTCCTAAGAAAATGGAAGGATTTATTAGAAGTTTTCAAATGGTAATTCTTGCATATACAGGAATTGAAATGGTTGGTTTAACAGCTGGTGAAACTAAGAATCCTAAAAAAGATATTCCAAAGGCAATTAATAGTTTGCCTTTAAGAATTGGTCTTTTCTATATTGGATCAATGATTGCGTTAATGGTTGTATGTCCTTGGAATCAGATTTCGACTAAATCAAGTCCTTTTGTACAAGTGTTTGAAGCAATTGGAATTCCTAATGCTGCTTCGATTTTGAATATTGTGGTGATTATTGCGACAATCTCAGCAACTAATAGTGCGTTATTTAGTATGAGTCGTTCACTATATTCACTTGCAAAATTGAAAAATGCACCACGTTGTTTTACTAAATTAAGTTCTAAGGCAATCCCTAACAATGCTTTACATGCTTCGTCGTTAATCCTATTTGTTATTGTAATTTTAAACTATTTAATGCCAGGTAAAATTTTTACAATTATCACAAGTATTGCTTCAATTAATTTTATTTTTGTTTGGATTGCAATAATTGTATGTCACTTAAAATATAAGAAAACTCATAAAGAAAATAATGTCCTCTCCGTACCTGGTTATCCAATTACGGATATCATATCAATTCTATTTTTTGCTGGAATGATTATTATTTTTCTAGCAATTTCATCGACAAGATATGCTACTATATTATCTTTAGGATGGTTGATGTTACTTTATGTATTTGTCACATTGAGAGAAAGGAAATTGAGAAATGAAACTTTGGAATAA
- a CDS encoding universal stress protein, which yields MSIEKIKNIRKILVGVDDSEDAQLAFRVAMQRAKELDATLYITSIIETDEMNVYQVLDVDYIHKSIDELNEHIKGYKKIALESGIKKVKTITAQGDAGETIIKKVIPEVNPDLLVVGALAKDGLGKYFGSQAAYMAKYSPVSVLVVR from the coding sequence ATGAGTATAGAAAAGATTAAAAACATTAGAAAAATTCTAGTAGGTGTAGACGATTCCGAAGATGCACAATTAGCTTTTCGTGTAGCAATGCAAAGAGCTAAAGAATTAGATGCAACTTTATATATAACATCAATTATAGAAACAGATGAAATGAACGTTTATCAAGTTTTAGATGTTGACTATATTCATAAATCGATTGACGAACTTAATGAGCACATTAAGGGTTATAAAAAAATTGCATTAGAATCAGGAATCAAGAAGGTAAAGACAATCACTGCACAAGGTGATGCAGGGGAAACAATTATCAAAAAAGTTATTCCTGAAGTAAATCCAGATTTACTTGTCGTTGGTGCTTTAGCTAAAGACGGATTAGGTAAATATTTTGGTTCACAAGCTGCTTATATGGCAAAATATTCACCAGTTTCTGTGTTAGTTGTACGCTAA